The Acidaminococcus fermentans DSM 20731 sequence TATCTGGAACAACTAAACAGGGCGTTTCATAAGAATTTTGAGACGTTGAAAAAGTATAAGCAGGAAAAGAATTTCCAAAACATTTTACAGAATATCACTTTGGATGATGTAAAAAAGGCAATTGCCAGAGCTGAAAGAATAAGAAAATACAATGAGGAAAATTTCCATAAAGAGGTTTATAAAAGGAAATATATTTATTTTAAGGACAATCCCGACTGTTCGCTCCAGGAGGCGATAAAAGACGTGCTGACAGAGTGTGGACTGATGAAAAAAGGATAAAAGCCAAAACAGTCACTAGCCAACAGCCGAAGAAAGGAATCCGCTGGGGCAGATTCCAGGAATGGTGTAACCAAGTGCAGAGTGAAGAGTGCAGAGTGAAGAGCAGGGACGGCGTAAATCGGTCGATCCGTTGCAAAACCGTAGGGGCCTCACGCCGGGAGGCCCGCCCAGGGGGCAGACTGGCAATCGTAAAAGATTTTTGTCGATTTATGTTAATTCTGCTATATGGAATGAATCGGTTTATAAATGAAACGGCAATCAATGATTTTGAAGTTTCAATGGTTCAAAGTAACTCATCTATTAATTTGTCTCAGTTGGAGAAAACTCTCCCTTTGGCTAAAGCTGAAGTTATCAAAGACGCAGGAATTCCTACAGAAAACTCAAATGCATCAGTAAAAACCAAAAATATTATAAAGTTTGGAGTCTTGGGGCTATTACTTGGATATGGGATTAGTTTGGTAAGATATTGCGCTTTGATCTTGAGATAAAGATTTTAACCCTGGTATTGATTTTAAGAGGTATAAAATGTCAAATATAATTGCGGTAATTTGGGACTTTGATAAAACTTTGATCAATGGATACATGCAAGATCCTTTTTTCGCGGAATATAATATTGATCCTCAACAGTTTTGGAAAGAAGTCAACGAATTACCCATTTTATATAGGGAAAAGGGAATTCAAGTTAATGCTGATACGATTTATTTGAATTACATGATTCAATATGCAAAAAAGCATAATTTAACAGATCTTAATAATGAAAAACTAAAGAGTTATGGCTCAAAGCAAAATTTCTATCCCGGGGCTTTGGATTTGATTCAATATTTGAATGATGGAGTTCTGAAGGAAAACAACAAAATATATGATGAATATGGTATTAAAGTAGAAAATTACATTGTGAGTACAGGAATCAAGAAGATCATTGAGGGATCAGAGGTCGCACCTTTAGTAAAAAAAATATGGGGATGTGAATTTATTGATAATAATACTTTAGACGAAAATTTGGAGAATGGTATGATTTCTGAAGTAGGGTATACGATTGATAACACTACGAAAACAAGAGCTATTTTTGAAATTAATAAAGGCCTTGATATAAATGTAAATGACAAGATGCCCGAAGAATTAAGAAGGGTAAAGTTCCAGAATATGATTTATATTGCAGATGGTCCAAGTGATATTCCTGCATTTTCTCTCGTAAATAAAAATGGAGGGGCTACATTTGCAATATACCCGAAAGGAAATATAAATGCTTTTAGGCAAGTAGAAAAGATGCGAAAAGATGGTAGAATTAATATGTTTGCAGAAGCCGATTATCGGAGAGATACCACTGCTTATATGTGGATAACAAACAAAGTTAGAGAATTTGCTGATCGGATTTATAAGAGTGAGAAAAATAAATTAGAAAGTGCAGTATCTTCTGGACCGCGTCATATTATACAAGAATAAAAAACACGATGTTATTTTTCTGTTTAAATTAGACGAATAGAGAAAGGAACAGGTAGACAAAGAACCCTTATAAATGACTTTTTGAATTGAAATACGTGATTTTTTGACTTAGTAGGCATAATTTAAGAATTCAATCTTAAAAACTGCCGAAGTATAAAAGAAAGAGTGTACTTAAAAAGTGTTGTATGCTATCCATAATTTATCTGAACTCTTTACCATTTTTATCTTTATGTTTCTGTTTCTATCCAGCTTTACGATTCATAGAAAGATTATCCCTAAAGGATACTTTGCATTAAATGAAATAGTATACTTATTTGATGTAAAGCGGTTTTGGACATCATCAAATATTCGATGTTTTTTTATCGGAGCAATTATATTCTTAGGATACTATAAATTTGATATTAGAAATTCTGCAGTCTATTATTCAGCATTAGGGTTGGTATCTTTGATTCAGGTCTTTCCTGTTATTGTAAGGTACCAATTATATAAATTTTGGAAGAGTATTTATCGTTTCAGACTTTTCTGTACTAATTTATTTTATGTAGCAGTGCTGTTTTTTATGGGGTTTGCCTGTTTAGAATTTATGATTCCTGCAATTTATGGTGAAAAGGGTTATATCGATATGGCGTACCCCTTTGTTAATTTTACGCTAGGTATATTTATTTACATGTTCCCGCTGTTTATTCAATTTTCTGTACAATGGAGATATGATACGATAAATTTAGATAGAATGAATTTCTTGCATACTGATACGGCAATAATGCTAAGAAATCTTGATATAATGAGTCGAGAAAATAGTATTGTTAAACATTACCGATTAGATATAGAAAAATATGCGAAAGTTTATGGAATTGATCCAGATTTATTAAAATCTGTTCTTTCTATTGAAGAATTTAATAGAGGTTCTATCATTCAATGCTTTATTGAACGATTATTAATTAACGGATTTCCTGCTTTTGTGCTGAGAAAAGATATGTCAATTGGGTTTGGACAAATTAAAATTTCAACAGCAAGCAAACTATTAAGTATTTCGGAGGGAGCTGCATTAGAAGAGTTGGCGAAACCAGGGAGAAATATTGAAATTTGTGCGCGTTATATTCGTCTATTGATTAATAAATATTTAGAGGACAAGAAACATCCATTTATTGCTGCAAGGTATAATGATTTATATGATTATATTGCAAAAAATTATATTGGAGCAACAGATGCAACAATGTATAATGCCGTTTTGTATGCAGCTATTTTAAGAGAACGAAGTAGACTCGATTTATATAGTAGGCTAAAAATTAAAAATAAGAGGAATCAATGTTTTAGAGGTAATTTAAAAGCGCCACTGCCAGCGTGATGAATAATGTAGAGTGAAGAGAAAAGAGTGCAAAGGGGTAGTCTAAACTAAAACGTACCCCTTGTCAAGGACAGTTTCTAAAAGTAGGACCCCTTGTTTTAGACAGTTCAACAATCCTGGTACCTTTAAAATGGACGTTTGGTAATTGTCTATCAGAAGGCCCCTAACCATCCAATCTTATGCACTGGCTCCTTACTCATAAAATGGCTGCTTTTGCTATTTTATGAGGTGAGCTGGTTCCCCAGCTCACAGGCTCTCCGCTTCAATATAAGAACCTCGGGCATCTTGGGAATATCGAGCGGATAAACCCCTGTTGTTACAAATTGATAGAACTCGTTTGGCGACAGTTTCGCCAGTTCCCACTGGTAGCGCTTGTTGTTGTAATAATCCATGTAATCATCTACGATGGCTTTCACCTCCTCGAAGCTCACTGCTGCTGCAATTTTCTTTTTCACATGGTCTTTCATACGGCCGAAGAAGCTTTCCTGCGGCGCATTGTCCCAGCAATTCCCCCGCCATGACATGGATTGTCTGAGATCCTTGTCATGGAGGATATCGATGAAGCTGTGACTCGTGTAATGGCAACCCTGGTCAGAATGCACGATGGTTTCAGCATGCAGTGAGACGCCGTGATCTCGAATCAGGTTGTTCACCGTTTCTACCACGAAATCCACCTCCAAAGAATCGCTGAGGACATACGCCAGAATCTGCTTGGTATAGGCATCCAGTATGGTGGAAAGATAAGCAAAAATCCCATTGTAAGGAAGATAGGTAATATCTGTCAGCAGTACCATGCGAGGACCATAGTCCTCAAACTGGCGCTGCAGCAGATTATCGGCCACCGTATTGGTCTTCAGGGCTTTCGCCAGCTGCCGATAGGGATTCGCCTTCCTGATGGGGCAAAGCAGGTGGAACTTTTTCATCAGACGACGGATTTTCTTCACATTCATAATGACGGGCGGATCCATGTGGAGCAGCTCCATATAGATGCTGCGGGCGTCCTTCTTGTACCCTCGTCTTTTGTAAGCGGCAAGGATCAGTTCAAAGTCCTTGCGGTCCTGTTCTTCCTGGGCCTGCCGAAATGCTTCCGCCTTTACCCAGGCATAATAACCGCTTCGGGACACGCCTGCCATCTTGCATAAACTGCTGATGGAAAGTCTGTTCTCGCTGGTACTTACCGTCTTTTCTATGATTTCGAACACACAAGAGGAATCGTTCATGAGCAGAGAACCTACCTTTTTGTGTTCTTGATCGCGGAAATTTTTTTTAATATTCCACTTCCTGCCGCAAGTATTCAACTTCATGTCTGAGGGCCTTAATGTCATCTTCAGGCTTGACCTTGGCGGCGGTGTCAGACCTGTCGGCGGGTCTCCTGCCTTCATAGAAACAACCATATTTGGCATATTCCTCTTTGATATGCTGGAGAGCACCGCCAATGCGTCTTTCGCCCAGCACAGCAGGGTCAAAGCCGTATTTTTTGAAGACGTCTTTAGGATAGACTCCTTCCATATATTCGGTGTAAAAGATTTCTTTAAAGGACTTCCTCAGGACCAGGGTAGAGCGGCTTACGCTATACACATAAGGGTTCTGGCGCAACGCTGCAATCTGCTCCTCAGTAAAAAGTTTTCTGCTCATGTGGATTCTCCTTGGCTTTATTGGATTTGAGAATACCACATGCATATGATTGTGTTCAATAGGTTGGGTCCAAAATGAGCACGTCAATTTTAAAGGATTCAAATTGTAGCCTGTCTAATTTTGTGGGCAGGTGCTACTCTTAAAAAGTGTCCACACTTATGGGTACAGTATAGTGCAAATGGTCCATTGCGATGCCGTAGGGGCCGCACGCCGGGCGGCCCGCTGGTGCATACGTCTCACGGCCCAATGTCCCACGTTGTTGGAGACCATCTGCCGGGCAGATGCCGTTCCGGCGGCCCGCCCAGGGGGCAGACTGGCAATCGCAAAAGATTTTTGTCGAATTATGTTAACTCTGCTATAATGGAAGAAATTG is a genomic window containing:
- a CDS encoding haloacid dehalogenase-like hydrolase, translated to MSNIIAVIWDFDKTLINGYMQDPFFAEYNIDPQQFWKEVNELPILYREKGIQVNADTIYLNYMIQYAKKHNLTDLNNEKLKSYGSKQNFYPGALDLIQYLNDGVLKENNKIYDEYGIKVENYIVSTGIKKIIEGSEVAPLVKKIWGCEFIDNNTLDENLENGMISEVGYTIDNTTKTRAIFEINKGLDINVNDKMPEELRRVKFQNMIYIADGPSDIPAFSLVNKNGGATFAIYPKGNINAFRQVEKMRKDGRINMFAEADYRRDTTAYMWITNKVREFADRIYKSEKNKLESAVSSGPRHIIQE
- a CDS encoding IS3 family transposase, encoding MNDSSCVFEIIEKTVSTSENRLSISSLCKMAGVSRSGYYAWVKAEAFRQAQEEQDRKDFELILAAYKRRGYKKDARSIYMELLHMDPPVIMNVKKIRRLMKKFHLLCPIRKANPYRQLAKALKTNTVADNLLQRQFEDYGPRMVLLTDITYLPYNGIFAYLSTILDAYTKQILAYVLSDSLEVDFVVETVNNLIRDHGVSLHAETIVHSDQGCHYTSHSFIDILHDKDLRQSMSWRGNCWDNAPQESFFGRMKDHVKKKIAAAVSFEEVKAIVDDYMDYYNNKRYQWELAKLSPNEFYQFVTTGVYPLDIPKMPEVLILKRRACELGNQLTS
- a CDS encoding HTH domain-containing protein → MSRKLFTEEQIAALRQNPYVYSVSRSTLVLRKSFKEIFYTEYMEGVYPKDVFKKYGFDPAVLGERRIGGALQHIKEEYAKYGCFYEGRRPADRSDTAAKVKPEDDIKALRHEVEYLRQEVEY